Proteins encoded together in one Drosophila albomicans strain 15112-1751.03 chromosome 2R, ASM965048v2, whole genome shotgun sequence window:
- the LOC117574607 gene encoding protein mesh isoform X2: MRFKLFVVCALACGFMAYVLANENVSTEVEDQIIKTVPANKAPKIVEAAEFVEIPEELKTTPAVKKVDKVSPPAAVAPAAAKASSPAPAAAKPQAKPIVQAAVAAAPMKLLPVASSRGTDDILTVAGLKPQAKSGALVMPLEYLGELYDVDTSGYNWDPNNNVAPPDTASTAAGGYTITSARLAELRQNFMYWFFDKDMYGGRGDYQFDIHASMTQLHKNLNFQMPFYGFRFNYTRLSLNGYLEFSDPPEYLTYPLVFPIKDWPVKRDPSFMGIFFSKCRVGRIYPTDIDQRTPGVYWRVVRDLMGRTDRFGVEVRERTMWDIRTGVVGADTFVPKHVVIATWKNVSFAGGIDNSLFTTNTFQMVLATDEVYTYAIWNYAVLNWLSHTEAGGDTTKGEGGTPAYVGFNAGNGTQAYEYKPYSQNMVIRDLANRGWGNGFPGRHIFRLDEQILIGSCNKDIDAALLPLTFAPESGNMLGGQVVNITGPCFDPDIRVTCHFDTESVLGTYVDRNRVICVQPFLKAEGYIRFQISVGTQRFKWRGKYFVETPAAATEKIFFATDDVHKKNPNEIRITWNAFNLTSNANANVMISLWGYRETKIEPQLEYIDVIEASLTNTGSYVITPSNYLNRHNINNDMQFGFLQINLTQPDQYSNLALSPILWSRPIPLAWYMAPQWEQKHGKRWPRALCDNWIRADRFLRNFAADLPLCPCTLEQAVLDKGRFRPDRECDKDSNPSCLRHRGAIHCVVSGTPVAQGAEQQCCYDRYGFLMLTYDQMWGSRPRRIHNLGKMPWNEASKVPSLSMWFHDMRPFYSCCYWQEEQAVGCETYRFERRPSQDCVAYQAPGVAGVFGDPHLITFDGTQYTFNGLGEFVLARSTDQSERFEVQGRFQQMPPNYYGQVMATQLTSVAMRGNTTTTIEVRLRPLHARWRYRLDVLADGRKVYFDRESLKFQHFDGVTVYTPTYLLNQSQVVVQFDAGIGIEVVENEGFMTGRVFLPWKFINKTAGLFGNWSYNKLDDFTLPNGQVASINTNDMRSLYYNFGLKWMLTDRDVSGVGAALFTREFGRMASYYSNASFVPNFVMNPVDFLPANRSYDVDRAEELCGECSQCEYDYAMTLDRDLAHFTKNYYETLVNMQTENAQRVVSCGVLQTPRFGRKLSFDFMPGAKVAFECNEGFILVGDQRRECLANGLWNLPEYGYTECLREVYYTRRVAFIAIGIILLVIVPLMLCIVCGVYRYRQKQLKEDPHWQMPVLPRSRAGSARNLRVLNYDPEDDSDTDASTLKKTKKWDLDMNDEDVTSSEGSDNRTSTKRATDISYINKTNAAHATGEKPKQTGRRSLRSGSGTELNHDGTAIDDEAGHHDDDDDYDEGDIHTGTVHPAGYHQPLSPEEADHLHQQQYSPTFSGVDSRTSGASSINYTPQAAAQNRFGGVPVLPNNTQYYNRPPSGVPQATAAATATPVRIAPTQLTQDSGLPSPPLPHATSPTPSVQKSTEV; encoded by the exons ATGCGCTTCAAACTGTTTGTGGTCTGTGCGCTGGCCTGCGGCTTCATGGCCTACGTGCTGGCCAACGAGAATGTATCAACGGAAGTGGAAGATCAAATTATAAAGACCGTGCCCGCGAATAAAGCACCCAAAATTGTTGAAGCTGCCGAATTTGTCGAGATTCCCGAGGAGCTCAAAACGACACCCGCTGTCAAAAAGGTCGACAAAGTGTCGCCACCCGCAGCAGTCGCTCcggcagcagcaaaggcaTCTTCTCCTGCACCAGCTGCGGCTAAGCCACAAGCCAAGCCAATTGTACaggcagcagtggcagcggcgCCAATGAAGCTGTTGCCCGTTGCCTCGAGTCGCGGCACCGATGACATTTTAACTGTGGCTGGACTGAAGCCACAGGCCAAATCTGGGGCACTAGTTATGCCATTGGAATACCTTGGCGAGCTGTACGATGTGGATACCAGTGGCTACAATTGGG ATCCCAACAACAATGTGGCGCCACCGGATACGGCCTCAACCGCTGCTGGTGGTTATACAATTACCTCCGCCCGTCTCGCCGAGCTGCGACAAAATTTCATGTACTGGTTCTTCGACAAGGACATGTATGGTGGCCGTGGCGACTATCAGTTTGACATTCATGCCTCGATGACGCAGCTGCACAAGAATCTGAACTTCCAGATGCCCTTCTACGGTTTTCGTTTCAACTACACACGC CTCTCGCTTAATGGCTACTTGGAGTTCTCTGACCCACCCGAATATCTCACCTATCCACTGGTCTTCCCCATCAAGGACTGGCCGGTTAAACGGGATCCCTCGTTCATGGGCATCTTCTTCAGCAAGTGTCGCGTTGGCCGCATCTATCCCACTGATATCGACCAGCGTACACCCGGCGTTTACTGGCG tgtGGTACGTGATCTGATGGGACGCACGGACCGTTTTGGTGTCGAGGTGCGAGAGCGCACCATGTGGGATATTCGCACTGGCGTTGTGGGTGCTGATACCTTTGTGCCCAAGCACGTTGTGATCGCCACTTGGAAGAATGTCTCCTTTGCCGGCGGCATTGACAACTCGCTTTTTACG ACAAACACATTCCAAATGGTTTTGGCCACCGATGAAGTCTACACTTATGCCATCTGGAACTATGCGGTGCTTAATTGGTTGTCGCATACTGAAGCTGGCGGCGATACGACCAAGGGCGAGGGTGGCACTCCAGCATAT GTCGGTTTCAACGCTGGCAACGGCACCCAGGCTTATGAGTATAAACCTTACAGTCAGAACATGGTCATCAGGGACTTGGCCAATCGTGGTTGGGGCAACGGTTTCCCAGGCCGACATATTTTCCGCCTCGATGAACAAATTCTAATCGGCTCGTGCAACAAAGATATag ATGCTGCGCTGCTGCCACTGACCTTTGCTCCCGAGTCGGGCAATATGTTGGGTGGCCAAGTGGTAAACATAACTGGACCCTGCTTCGATCCTGATATACGCGTCACCTGCCATTTCGATACCGAATCGGTGCTGGGCACCTACGTCGATCGCAATCGTGTGATTTGTGTGCAGCCCTTCCTCAAGGCCGAGGGTTATATACGCTTCCAGATCTCGGTAGGCACTCAGCGTTTCAAGTGGCGTGGAAAGTACTTTGTGGAGACACCCGCCGCGGCCACCGAGAAGATTTTCTTTGCCACCGACGATGTGCACAAGAAGAATCCCAACGAGATTCGCATTACCTGGAATGCCTTCAATTTGACGTCGAATGCCAACGCGAATGTTATGATTTCACTGTGGGGTTATCGTGAAACAAAAATCGAACCACAACTCGAATACATTGATGTCATCGAGGCCAGTCTGACAAATACGGGCAGCTATGTGATCACGCCCTCCAATTACCTCAACCgccacaacatcaacaatgaCATGCAGTTTGGTTTCCTGCAGATCAATCTGACCCAGCCCGACCAATACTCCAACCTGGCGCTTAGTCC CATCCTGTGGTCACGGCCCATTCCGCTGGCCTGGTATATGGCGCCCCAATGGGAGCAGAAGCATGGCAAACGTTGGCCCCGCGCTCTATGCGATAATTGGATCCGTGCCGACCGATTCCTCAG AAACTTTGCCGCCGACTTGCCGCTGTGTCCCTGCACCCTGGAGCAGGCTGTGCTCGATAAGGGTCGCTTCCGGCCGGATCGTGAGTGCGACAAGGACTCGAACCCCAGTTGCTTGCGTCATCGTGGAGCTATACATTGTGTCGTCAGTGGAACGCCAGT TGCCCAAGGTGCTGAGCAGCAGTGTTGCTACGATCGCTATGGATTCCTGATGTTGACCTACGATCAAATGTGGGGCTCACGTCCACGCCGTATTCACAACCTGGGCAAGATGCCGTGGAACGAGGCCAGCAAAGTGCCATCGCTTTCGATGTGGTTCCACGATATGCGTCCCTTCTACTCTTGCTGCTATTGGCAGGAAGAACAGGCTGTGGGCTGTGAAACTTATCGCTTTGAGCGTCGTCCTTCTCAGGATTGTGTTGCTTATCAGGCACCTGGTGTGGCTGGCGTCTTTGGTGATCCACATTTGATTACATTTGATGGCACACAGTACACGTTCAATGGTTTGGGTGAGTTTGTGTTGGCTCGCAGTACCGATCAAAGCGAACGCTTTGAGGTGCAGGGTCGCTTCCAGCAGATGCCACCGAATTATTATGGCCAGGTGATGGCCACTCAGCTGACTTCCGTTGCCATGCGTGgtaatacaacaacgacaattgAGGTGCGTCTGCGCCCACTGCATGCTCGCTGGCGTTATCGTCTGGATGTGCTTGCCGATGGACGAAAGGTGTACTTTGATCGCGAGAGCTTGAAGTTCCAGCACTTTGATGGCGTCACCGTCTATACTCCAACGTATCTGCTGAATCAGTCACAGGTTGTGGTGCAATTTGATgctggcattggcattgagGTCGTGGAGAACGAGGGCTTTATGACGGGTCGTGTCTTCTTGCCGTGGAAGTTTATT AATAAAACTGCTGGCTTGTTTGGAAACTGGAGCTACAACAAGTTGGATGACTTTACGCTACCCAATGGCCAAGTGGCCTCCATCAATACCAACGACATGCGCAGTCTGTATTACAACTTTGGCCTCAAATGGATGCTCACGGATCGCGATGTCTCTGGTGTGGGTGCAGCGTTGTTTACACGCGAGTTTGGACGCATGGCCAGCTACTATTCGAATGCCTCGTTTGTGCCGAACTTTGTGATGAACCCGGTTGATTTCTTGCCCGCCAATCGCAGCTATGATGTGGATCGTGCTGAGGAGTTGTGTGGCGAGTGTTCACAGTGTGAATATGATTATGCAATGACGCTAGATCGAGATTTGGCGCACTTCACAAAGAACTATTACGAGACTTTGGTCAACATGCAGACGGAGAATGCACA ACGCGTGGTTTCATGTGGCGTGCTGCAAACGCCGCGCTTTGGACGCAAGCTCAGCTTTGACTTTATGCCTGGTGCAAAGGTTGCATTCGAGTGCAATGAAGGCTTCATTTTGGTGGGTGATCAGCGTCGGGAGTGCTTGGCGAATGGTCTGTGGAATTTACCTGAATATGGCTACACCGAGTGTCTGC GTGAAGTGTATTACACGCGTCGGGTCGCTTTCATTGCAATTGGCATTATCCTGCTCGTTATTGTCCCGCTGATGCTGTGCATTGTGTGCGGCGTCTATCGCTATCGTCAGAAGCAGTTGAAGGAGGATCCCCACTGGCAGATGCCTGTGCTGCCGCGTTCACGAGCCGGCTCGGCGCGTAATTTGCGTGTGCTGAACTATGATCCCGAAGACGATAGCGATACCGATGCGAGCACGCTGAAAAAAA CTAAGAAATGGGATCTGGACATGAACGACGAGGATGTGACATCATCGGAAGGTAGTGATAATAGAACAAGCACAAAACGTGCCACGGACATTTCCTACATTAATAAAACTAACGCTGCCCATGCAACAGGTGAGAAACCCAAGCAGACCGGACGTCGCTCCCTCCGCTCTGGCTCCGGCACCGAACTGAATCACGATGGCACCGCCATCGACGATGAGGCTGGCCAtcacgacgatgatgatgactacGATGAGGGTGACATACACACGGGCACCGTCCATCCGGCTGGCTACCATCAGCCGCTATCGCCCGAGGAAGCCGACCACTTGCATCAGCAGCAATACAGCCCGACGTTCAGCGGCGTCGATAGTCGCACAAGTGGCGCCAGCTCCATCAACTACACGCCCCAGGCAGCGGCACAGAATCGCTTTGGTGGCGTGCCCGTGTTGCCCAACAACACGCAGTACTACAATAGGCCGCCATCGGGTGTGCCacaagcaactgcagctgccacagcaacgCCTGTGCGCATTGCGCCCACACAGCTGACGCAAGACAGTGGACTGCCCTCACCACcgctgccacatgccacatcgCCAACGCCATCGGTGCAAAAGTCCACAGAGGTTTAG
- the LOC117574607 gene encoding protein mesh isoform X4, giving the protein MRFKLFVVCALACGFMAYVLANENVSTEVEDQIIKTVPANKAPKIVEAAEFVEIPEELKTTPAVKKVDKVSPPAAVAPAAAKASSPAPAAAKPQAKPIVQAAVAAAPMKLLPVASSRGTDDILTVAGLKPQAKSGALVMPLEYLGELYDVDTSGYNWDPNNNVAPPDTASTAAGGYTITSARLAELRQNFMYWFFDKDMYGGRGDYQFDIHASMTQLHKNLNFQMPFYGFRFNYTRLSLNGYLEFSDPPEYLTYPLVFPIKDWPVKRDPSFMGIFFSKCRVGRIYPTDIDQRTPGVYWRVVRDLMGRTDRFGVEVRERTMWDIRTGVVGADTFVPKHVVIATWKNVSFAGGIDNSLFTTNTFQMVLATDEVYTYAIWNYAVLNWLSHTEAGGDTTKGEGGTPAYVGFNAGNGTQAYEYKPYSQNMVIRDLANRGWGNGFPGRHIFRLDEQILIGSCNKDIDAALLPLTFAPESGNMLGGQVVNITGPCFDPDIRVTCHFDTESVLGTYVDRNRVICVQPFLKAEGYIRFQISVGTQRFKWRGKYFVETPAAATEKIFFATDDVHKKNPNEIRITWNAFNLTSNANANVMISLWGYRETKIEPQLEYIDVIEASLTNTGSYVITPSNYLNRHNINNDMQFGFLQINLTQPDQYSNLALSPILWSRPIPLAWYMAPQWEQKHGKRWPRALCDNWIRADRFLRNFAADLPLCPCTLEQAVLDKGRFRPDRECDKDSNPSCLRHRGAIHCVVSGTPVAQGAEQQCCYDRYGFLMLTYDQMWGSRPRRIHNLGKMPWNEASKVPSLSMWFHDMRPFYSCCYWQEEQAVGCETYRFERRPSQDCVAYQAPGVAGVFGDPHLITFDGTQYTFNGLGEFVLARSTDQSERFEVQGRFQQMPPNYYGQVMATQLTSVAMRGNTTTTIEVRLRPLHARWRYRLDVLADGRKVYFDRESLKFQHFDGVTVYTPTYLLNQSQVVVQFDAGIGIEVVENEGFMTGRVFLPWKFINKTAGLFGNWSYNKLDDFTLPNGQVASINTNDMRSLYYNFGLKWMLTDRDVSGVGAALFTREFGRMASYYSNASFVPNFVMNPVDFLPANRSYDVDRAEELCGECSQCEYDYAMTLDRDLAHFTKNYYETLVNMQTENAQRVVSCGVLQTPRFGRKLSFDFMPGAKVAFECNEGFILVGDQRRECLANGLWNLPEYGYTECLREVYYTRRVAFIAIGIILLVIVPLMLCIVCGVYRYRQKQLKEDPHWQMPVLPRSRAGSARNLRVLNYDPEDDSDTDASTLKKTKKWDLDMNDEDVTSSEGEKPKQTGRRSLRSGSGTELNHDGTAIDDEAGHHDDDDDYDEGDIHTGTVHPAGYHQPLSPEEADHLHQQQYSPTFSGVDSRTSGASSINYTPQAAAQNRFGGVPVLPNNTQYYNRPPSGVPQATAAATATPVRIAPTQLTQDSGLPSPPLPHATSPTPSVQKSTEV; this is encoded by the exons ATGCGCTTCAAACTGTTTGTGGTCTGTGCGCTGGCCTGCGGCTTCATGGCCTACGTGCTGGCCAACGAGAATGTATCAACGGAAGTGGAAGATCAAATTATAAAGACCGTGCCCGCGAATAAAGCACCCAAAATTGTTGAAGCTGCCGAATTTGTCGAGATTCCCGAGGAGCTCAAAACGACACCCGCTGTCAAAAAGGTCGACAAAGTGTCGCCACCCGCAGCAGTCGCTCcggcagcagcaaaggcaTCTTCTCCTGCACCAGCTGCGGCTAAGCCACAAGCCAAGCCAATTGTACaggcagcagtggcagcggcgCCAATGAAGCTGTTGCCCGTTGCCTCGAGTCGCGGCACCGATGACATTTTAACTGTGGCTGGACTGAAGCCACAGGCCAAATCTGGGGCACTAGTTATGCCATTGGAATACCTTGGCGAGCTGTACGATGTGGATACCAGTGGCTACAATTGGG ATCCCAACAACAATGTGGCGCCACCGGATACGGCCTCAACCGCTGCTGGTGGTTATACAATTACCTCCGCCCGTCTCGCCGAGCTGCGACAAAATTTCATGTACTGGTTCTTCGACAAGGACATGTATGGTGGCCGTGGCGACTATCAGTTTGACATTCATGCCTCGATGACGCAGCTGCACAAGAATCTGAACTTCCAGATGCCCTTCTACGGTTTTCGTTTCAACTACACACGC CTCTCGCTTAATGGCTACTTGGAGTTCTCTGACCCACCCGAATATCTCACCTATCCACTGGTCTTCCCCATCAAGGACTGGCCGGTTAAACGGGATCCCTCGTTCATGGGCATCTTCTTCAGCAAGTGTCGCGTTGGCCGCATCTATCCCACTGATATCGACCAGCGTACACCCGGCGTTTACTGGCG tgtGGTACGTGATCTGATGGGACGCACGGACCGTTTTGGTGTCGAGGTGCGAGAGCGCACCATGTGGGATATTCGCACTGGCGTTGTGGGTGCTGATACCTTTGTGCCCAAGCACGTTGTGATCGCCACTTGGAAGAATGTCTCCTTTGCCGGCGGCATTGACAACTCGCTTTTTACG ACAAACACATTCCAAATGGTTTTGGCCACCGATGAAGTCTACACTTATGCCATCTGGAACTATGCGGTGCTTAATTGGTTGTCGCATACTGAAGCTGGCGGCGATACGACCAAGGGCGAGGGTGGCACTCCAGCATAT GTCGGTTTCAACGCTGGCAACGGCACCCAGGCTTATGAGTATAAACCTTACAGTCAGAACATGGTCATCAGGGACTTGGCCAATCGTGGTTGGGGCAACGGTTTCCCAGGCCGACATATTTTCCGCCTCGATGAACAAATTCTAATCGGCTCGTGCAACAAAGATATag ATGCTGCGCTGCTGCCACTGACCTTTGCTCCCGAGTCGGGCAATATGTTGGGTGGCCAAGTGGTAAACATAACTGGACCCTGCTTCGATCCTGATATACGCGTCACCTGCCATTTCGATACCGAATCGGTGCTGGGCACCTACGTCGATCGCAATCGTGTGATTTGTGTGCAGCCCTTCCTCAAGGCCGAGGGTTATATACGCTTCCAGATCTCGGTAGGCACTCAGCGTTTCAAGTGGCGTGGAAAGTACTTTGTGGAGACACCCGCCGCGGCCACCGAGAAGATTTTCTTTGCCACCGACGATGTGCACAAGAAGAATCCCAACGAGATTCGCATTACCTGGAATGCCTTCAATTTGACGTCGAATGCCAACGCGAATGTTATGATTTCACTGTGGGGTTATCGTGAAACAAAAATCGAACCACAACTCGAATACATTGATGTCATCGAGGCCAGTCTGACAAATACGGGCAGCTATGTGATCACGCCCTCCAATTACCTCAACCgccacaacatcaacaatgaCATGCAGTTTGGTTTCCTGCAGATCAATCTGACCCAGCCCGACCAATACTCCAACCTGGCGCTTAGTCC CATCCTGTGGTCACGGCCCATTCCGCTGGCCTGGTATATGGCGCCCCAATGGGAGCAGAAGCATGGCAAACGTTGGCCCCGCGCTCTATGCGATAATTGGATCCGTGCCGACCGATTCCTCAG AAACTTTGCCGCCGACTTGCCGCTGTGTCCCTGCACCCTGGAGCAGGCTGTGCTCGATAAGGGTCGCTTCCGGCCGGATCGTGAGTGCGACAAGGACTCGAACCCCAGTTGCTTGCGTCATCGTGGAGCTATACATTGTGTCGTCAGTGGAACGCCAGT TGCCCAAGGTGCTGAGCAGCAGTGTTGCTACGATCGCTATGGATTCCTGATGTTGACCTACGATCAAATGTGGGGCTCACGTCCACGCCGTATTCACAACCTGGGCAAGATGCCGTGGAACGAGGCCAGCAAAGTGCCATCGCTTTCGATGTGGTTCCACGATATGCGTCCCTTCTACTCTTGCTGCTATTGGCAGGAAGAACAGGCTGTGGGCTGTGAAACTTATCGCTTTGAGCGTCGTCCTTCTCAGGATTGTGTTGCTTATCAGGCACCTGGTGTGGCTGGCGTCTTTGGTGATCCACATTTGATTACATTTGATGGCACACAGTACACGTTCAATGGTTTGGGTGAGTTTGTGTTGGCTCGCAGTACCGATCAAAGCGAACGCTTTGAGGTGCAGGGTCGCTTCCAGCAGATGCCACCGAATTATTATGGCCAGGTGATGGCCACTCAGCTGACTTCCGTTGCCATGCGTGgtaatacaacaacgacaattgAGGTGCGTCTGCGCCCACTGCATGCTCGCTGGCGTTATCGTCTGGATGTGCTTGCCGATGGACGAAAGGTGTACTTTGATCGCGAGAGCTTGAAGTTCCAGCACTTTGATGGCGTCACCGTCTATACTCCAACGTATCTGCTGAATCAGTCACAGGTTGTGGTGCAATTTGATgctggcattggcattgagGTCGTGGAGAACGAGGGCTTTATGACGGGTCGTGTCTTCTTGCCGTGGAAGTTTATT AATAAAACTGCTGGCTTGTTTGGAAACTGGAGCTACAACAAGTTGGATGACTTTACGCTACCCAATGGCCAAGTGGCCTCCATCAATACCAACGACATGCGCAGTCTGTATTACAACTTTGGCCTCAAATGGATGCTCACGGATCGCGATGTCTCTGGTGTGGGTGCAGCGTTGTTTACACGCGAGTTTGGACGCATGGCCAGCTACTATTCGAATGCCTCGTTTGTGCCGAACTTTGTGATGAACCCGGTTGATTTCTTGCCCGCCAATCGCAGCTATGATGTGGATCGTGCTGAGGAGTTGTGTGGCGAGTGTTCACAGTGTGAATATGATTATGCAATGACGCTAGATCGAGATTTGGCGCACTTCACAAAGAACTATTACGAGACTTTGGTCAACATGCAGACGGAGAATGCACA ACGCGTGGTTTCATGTGGCGTGCTGCAAACGCCGCGCTTTGGACGCAAGCTCAGCTTTGACTTTATGCCTGGTGCAAAGGTTGCATTCGAGTGCAATGAAGGCTTCATTTTGGTGGGTGATCAGCGTCGGGAGTGCTTGGCGAATGGTCTGTGGAATTTACCTGAATATGGCTACACCGAGTGTCTGC GTGAAGTGTATTACACGCGTCGGGTCGCTTTCATTGCAATTGGCATTATCCTGCTCGTTATTGTCCCGCTGATGCTGTGCATTGTGTGCGGCGTCTATCGCTATCGTCAGAAGCAGTTGAAGGAGGATCCCCACTGGCAGATGCCTGTGCTGCCGCGTTCACGAGCCGGCTCGGCGCGTAATTTGCGTGTGCTGAACTATGATCCCGAAGACGATAGCGATACCGATGCGAGCACGCTGAAAAAAA CTAAGAAATGGGATCTGGACATGAACGACGAGGATGTGACATCATCGGAAG GTGAGAAACCCAAGCAGACCGGACGTCGCTCCCTCCGCTCTGGCTCCGGCACCGAACTGAATCACGATGGCACCGCCATCGACGATGAGGCTGGCCAtcacgacgatgatgatgactacGATGAGGGTGACATACACACGGGCACCGTCCATCCGGCTGGCTACCATCAGCCGCTATCGCCCGAGGAAGCCGACCACTTGCATCAGCAGCAATACAGCCCGACGTTCAGCGGCGTCGATAGTCGCACAAGTGGCGCCAGCTCCATCAACTACACGCCCCAGGCAGCGGCACAGAATCGCTTTGGTGGCGTGCCCGTGTTGCCCAACAACACGCAGTACTACAATAGGCCGCCATCGGGTGTGCCacaagcaactgcagctgccacagcaacgCCTGTGCGCATTGCGCCCACACAGCTGACGCAAGACAGTGGACTGCCCTCACCACcgctgccacatgccacatcgCCAACGCCATCGGTGCAAAAGTCCACAGAGGTTTAG